A genomic region of Populus nigra chromosome 11, ddPopNigr1.1, whole genome shotgun sequence contains the following coding sequences:
- the LOC133706304 gene encoding probable protein phosphatase 2C 33 yields MGSCLSAESRSPRPGTPSSPGFGVRKRKNSKKRPGSRNSSFDYRREEPLHRIPGRLFLNGSSDIASLFTQQGKKGTNQDAMIVWENFGSRRDAVFCGVFDGHGPYGHMVAKRVRDSLPLKLTAHWEVNIAGEDVLREISLNTTGSMNSEDTSFISADDESRASVDLEDAEKHPEIFQTLKESFLKAFKVMDRELRVHTNIDCFCSGTTAVTLVKQGQYLVLGNVGDSRAVLGTRDKDDSLVAVQLTVDLKPNLPVEAERIRKCRGRVFALQDEPEVARVWLPNNDSPGLAMARAFGDFCLKDFGLISVPDISYRCLTEKDEFIVLATDGIWDVLSNKEVVDIVGSVPSRSSAAKTLVELAVRAWRYKYPTSKIDDCAVVCLFLNSNDLSTASNTKSNEQLTSVDQVDSGRQKEDDLSSPTGLDRAGTVRTEKEALLGGNAEEDSTKQDEMQLEYGIEWSALEGVSRVNTLLNLPRFVPGKEEKKAAGEAKTRK; encoded by the exons ATGGGGTCCTGCTTGTCTGCAGAAAGCAGGAGCCCTCGCCCTGGTACGCCTTCCTCTCCTGGCTTCGGGGTTAGGAAGAGGAAGAACTCCAAAAAGCGTCCAGGGTCTCGGAATTCTTCGTTTGACTATAGGAGGGAAGAGCCACTGCATAGGATTCCTGGAAGGCTGTTCTTGAATGGGTCTAGTGATATCGCTTCATTGTTTACCCAGCAAGGCAAGAAAGGAACCAATCAGGATGCCATGATTGTTTGGGAG AATTTTGGCTCTAGGAGAGATGCAGTTTTCTGTGGTGTTTTTGATGGCCATGGACCTTATGGTCATATGGTTGCTAAAAGAGTGAGGGATTCTCTCCCCCTGAAACTGACTGCTCATTGGGAAGTGAATATAGCCGGTGAAGATGTTCTCAGAGAGATCAGCCTTAATACCACAGGGAGCATGAACTCGGAAGATACTTCCTTTATATCTGCTGATGACGAATCTAGGGCCTCTGTTGATCTTGAAGATGCCGAGAAGCACCCAGAGATTTTCCAGACACTGAAAGAGTCATTTCTGAAGGCTTTCAAAGTCATGGACCGGGAACTGAGGGTGCATACTAATATTGATTGCTTCTGCAGTGGGACAACAGCAGTTACTTTAGTCAAGCAG GGTCAATATCTTGTCCTTGGAAATGTTGGGGACTCTAGAGCTGTATTGGGTACAAGGGACAAAGATGATTCTCTTGTTGCTGTTCAGTTGACTGTGGATCTCAAACCAAATCTTCCAG TGGAAGCAGAAAGAATCAGGAAATGTAGAGGACGGGTTTTTGCTCTTCAGGATGAACCTGAGGTAGCTAGAGTCTGGCTACCGAATAATGACTCTCCTGGCCTGGCCATGGCACGGGCTTTTGGAGATTTTTGCCTTAAGGATTTTGGTCTCATCTCTGTGCCTGATATTTCTTACCGGTGCTTGACTGAGAAGGATGAATTTATAGTGTTGGCTACAGATGGG atTTGGGATGTGCTCTCAAATAAAGAGGTGGTGGACATTGTTGGATCAGTCCCATCACGTTCCTCTGCTGCGAAAACACTGGTTGAGTTGGCAGTTCGAGCCTGGAGATACAAGTACCCAACCTCCAAAATTGATGACTGTGCCGTAGTTTGCCTCTTCCTCAATTCCAATGATTTATCTACCGCTTCTAATACCAAGTCAAATGAACAGCTTACATCAGTGGACCAAGTTGACAGTGGCAGGCAGAAAGAGGATGATCTCTCAAGTCCAACCGGTCTCGACCGTGCAGGTACTGTGCGGACTGAGAAAGAGGCCCTCTTAGGAGGAAATGCAGAGGAAGATTCCACAAAGCAAGATGAAATGCAATTAGAATATGGAATAGAGTGGTCTGCTCTTGAAGGAGTGTCTCGTGTCAATACTCTGTTGAATCTACCGAGGTTTGTGCCaggaaaggaagagaagaaggcTGCAGGAGAGGCAAAGACTCGAAAATGA
- the LOC133667869 gene encoding serine carboxypeptidase-like 20, which yields MDKWSFFSGISICVLLNFASVEAAPKGSLITGLPGFNSVFPSNHYSGYITFDDKNLFYYFIVSERNPSKDPVVLWLNGGPGCSSFDGFVYEHGPFNFEEGKPKGSLPILHLNPYSWSKVSNIIYLDSPCGVGMSYSKNQSKYINDDLQTAADTHSFLLQWFQLYPEFVDNQFYISGESYAGIYVPTLSAEVVKGIQAGQDPVINFKGYLIGNGVSHSQFEGLSALVPFTHGMGLVSDDIFEEVERACKGNYQNASDSCYNSIGKIDQALSGLNIYDILEPCYHDPASDQHAKGNTSSNLPISFQQLGATDRPLKVRKRMFGRAWPLWAFEKDGNFPSWSELALQGSVPCVNDEVATTWLNDESVRTAIHAEPKSIAGPWQICSDRIDYRYGAGSMLPYHKNLTAQGYRALIYSGDHDMCVPFTGTQAWTRSLGYKIIDEWRSWMSNDQVAGYLQGYDNNLTFLTIKGAGHTVPEYKPRESLDFFNRWLDGKPI from the exons ATGGATAAGTGGAGCTTTTTCTCTGGTATATCAATTTGCGTCCTTTTGAATTTTGCATCAGTTGAAGCAGCTCCAAAGGGCTCGCTTATCACAGGATTGCCTGGTTTCAATAGCGTTTTCCCATCAAATCACTACTCAGG CTATATAACCTTCGATGATAAGAATCTTTTCTACTACTTCATTGTTTCCGAGAGAAATCCATCCAAAGATCCCGTGGTTCTGTGGCTTAATGGCGGGCCTGGATGCTCTAGCTTCGACGGCTTCGTATATGAACATG GGCCATTCAATTTTGAAGAAGGGAAACCTAAAGGAAGCCTGCCAATATTGCATCTCAACCCGTACAGCTGGTCCAAG gtTTCAAACATTATTTATCTGGACTCTCCCTGCGGGGTTGGCATGTCTTACTCCAAAAACCAAAGCAAATATATAAACGATGACCTGCAAACGGCTGCTGATACGCATAGTTTTCTCCTCCAG TGGTTTCAGCTATATCCAGAGTTCGTCGACAATCAATTTTACATCTCGGGAGAGTCATATGCTGGGATTTACGTGCCTACACTTTCTGCTGAAGTGGTGAAAG GAATACAGGCAGGTCAAGATCCTGTCATCAACTTCAAG GGCTACCTGATAGGAAATGGAGTGTCCCACAGCCAATTTGAGGGGTTGAGTGCTCTTGTCCCTTTTACACATGGGATGGGCCTTGTCTCCGACGACATTTTCGAG GAAGTTGAACGTGCTTGCAAAGGGAATTATCAAAATGCAAGTGATAGTTGCTATAATAGTATTGGTAAAATTGACCAA GCTCTCTCGGGGCTAAACATTTATGACATCCTTGAGCCTTGTTACCACGATCCAGCGTCCGATCAACATGCAAAAGGAAACACAAGCTCAAATTTGCCGATTAGCTTCCAGCAATTGGGGGCAACTGACAGGCCTCTCAAGGTGAGGAAGAGAATGTTTGGCCGTGCATGGCCGCTTTGGGCGTTCGAAAAGGACGGTAATTTCCCATCGTGGTCGGAACTTGCCTTGCAAGGAAGTGTCCCATGTGTT AACGACGAAGTCGCAACTACATGGCTAAATGACGAATCTGTTAGGACAGCAATTCATGCCGAGCCG AAATCCATCGCCGGACCTTGGCAAATATGCTCCGACAGAATAGATTATAGATACGGTGCTGGAAGCATGCTTCCATACCATAAAAATCTTACCGCCCAAGGATATCGAGCCCTTATTTACAG TGGAGACCATGATATGTGCGTGCCATTCACTGGTACGCAAGCGTGGACAAGGTCACTTGGATACAAGATAATAGATGAATGGAGGTCTTGGATGTCTAACGATCAAGTTGCCGG ATACTTGCAAGGATATGACAATAACCTAACCTTTCTCACCATCAAG GGGGCAGGGCATACAGTTCCTGAATACAAACCACGAGAGTcgttggatttcttcaatcgtTGGTTGGATGGAAAGCCAATATAA